In Erigeron canadensis isolate Cc75 chromosome 8, C_canadensis_v1, whole genome shotgun sequence, the DNA window GGCTTCCTTTTGTATCCATTCTGTAAAATTGGTAAGATTTGTGTTTGAGCATCCACCTTTCTTAATACTATTTGTAACCTTTTCTTTGATATCCAGGGCATTGGATCTGAACATTTTGTCACTAAGCAGCTTGTCCACCTTACTTTTTATTTCATCTCGAGTGATGATAGCCGATTCATCTTTGTTAAACCCGAGTCCAGTCTTCcaaatatcacatatatatgtcTCGTTTTGAATTTGATCAGCAAAGTATGGCCAACACAAAAATGGGAGTCCATTTGTCACACCTTCTATAGTAGAGTTCCAACCACAATGACTCATGAAACAAGCTACAGAAGGATGAGCTAAAACCTTCTGTTGTGGGGCCCAACTCACAATCTTTCCACGAGACTTTACTCGTTCCATAAATCCATCTGGGTAAGTCTCCTTGGTCATACCGGGTCGTAGAACCCACAAGAAAGGTCTGTTGCTAAGCTCAAGACCAAGTGTCAATTCTTCAAACTGAGTTTGATTCAGAATAGTGAAACTCCCAAACGCAATATAAATGACTGAGCATTCTGGTTGTTGATCGAGCCATGTTAAGCAGGTTGGATCCTCTTGCCAGAAGTGACCTTCCTGGTCAGCAAGCCGGTTGCTTGCCAGCAGAGGGCCAATCGGCATCAGTTGTGGGAACATGCTAAATGCGGCAGGCTCCAGCTCGATGGTTGAGTTGCATATATACCACTCCGTCATTTTTGAAACTTCTATAACTTCCGATACAACTTTGAAAATGGCTTCTATGGTAGCCGAGTCTTTAAAGCATGCCCATGGGAGGTTCTGAGGTTTTATAGGCGGCATGGTTTCTGACAGTTGAATCGTCTCATTCTTTAGAGGTATGCCTACAAAAAGAACATAACAAACATCTTAGGCCTACTTTAGTGTAGGAAACTTAAGCGtacatatgtttataaaatacttttttttagttTCCTTAGAAATCCCtagaaaaatttgaaaatatctttAGTTGCAAGTTTGGAAAACACAAGgaaatatcaaattatcaaagtATTTAGAAAACTATAAATCTCAGTTTTCTAATGGTAGCCAAAGGCCCGAAACCCAGTGGTACCGTCACCATGTAACCACTTGGATCTGTAGATGAAGACTACACATGTTCAAAACTTGTCAAAGGAAAGTgaagaaactatatcttgtgatccatgtaTGAGGATGGTTTTTCACCGGGCGCTATGGGTGCCAAAACGCTGCATGGAACCAAAGGGTTCCCACTTGCTTACCCTTTTTAGATTTCTAAGTATCAGttataaggctatctccaatgctaggCGTCCTtaagctgccacatcatatccttacaaatccttaaaatcctataattttatctccaaccatacaaacatccttacatatcctttaactccactaaaaaccaaaaaaaaataagtaagggcacctaagggcatgcatcaaaaaatctttagttttggacaagcttcaaccgcaaaggatatccaagggcacctaagggcaccCAAGGGCGCCCAAAAACATACCCATTGAAGATAGTCTAAGTTGTTAAACATGAGTCTTCTGTTTTCAATGGAAATTATTTTGGAGAATCATAAtttctgttttccatgttttcttcagaaaaatagttttataaaaCACTCCTAGTTTTATGCAACTAAACACACTTCTGTTTTCAAATAACATTTTCTTCCTGAAATTTTCATCAATTTTCTAGCTTTCCAATAAAAATTCTTGCTTATGAAGTACATAGTCATTAGTTTATCATACCGAATAAAACTGAAGTACATAGTCATTAGTTTATCATACCATTATTGCTTATGAATCCCTCCTCAATCAGTCTCTGAGCACAAAGTGCAGGTACCAATGAAGCAGCTGAGGCAGGCTGGAATAATGCACTTATGATTCCCATCTTTTTCGAGACTTTTATAGCCCATCCCATGCCACCATCAGCAATAACACAGTTCAGTTTATTGCTGTCTTCTTTGTTAATCTTCTCTATAAGTTCTTCCAGCTTGCCTGGCATGGTTTCTAATATAGATATAGTCAACTTACAAAGATCAGTCCTATCTTCCCATGGTTCTAACCCATCAGGGATTGAGACCATCATTAGATCGTCGAAACCATCTGTATTTTGCCAATTGCTTGTGACAGCCTTTTGAGTGACCTCTGTGTTTACAAATGTAACTTTGACACCTTGTTGGACTAAATATCGAGCAAGCTCTATCATAGGCATTACGTGACCTTGTGCGGGATATGGTATGATGAGAACATGAGATTTTCCCATGATTTGTTATAGAGTTTTTGAAGTGAGCTTCTATGTCTTAATTTATGCGGTGAAAGACCCGTTTTTGCAACACTTGCGTTCTTCTATGCTAGACGAAGACTTAGAAAGAACAAGGAAGTTTGGATTCCAAAAAAGTATTCTTATTTAGGCAGTTCTTTCATTTAACAGGGGAGAATAAAAAGGAATTGTTATCATTTCAAAATCGATATTGCTTGACAAGATCATGTGTCTAAAGGGTCCAAAAGATTATCCTTTTTAATATTCTGTGGATTACAATAATGTGCTCAAAGGACACCATGTATATAAGTTgtagtttttttgtttgtattagaCAATAACATATTCTGAATTACTGTATAAAACAATCACTTTGATCATTCTGTTTACTTGTCTAGCACAAAAAAGTacttcaattcattcaaatggttAAAATGATCGTTTTGAGGAGGCAATTTGTAGACCATTAAATTTGCTCCTATTATTGTATTATATCCTAAAACATGTTTGGTCGTGTACAGCTAAAACCATCATGCATCATTTTAGGTTATTCAGcctatttattaattaatcaccATTGCAAGAGTTTAGAGTTGCGTCATTTGGTATCACGAATTTGCCTAACCATTTTCTTAAGGAGAATTCTTTAAAAATCATTGCAGCCATCTTAATGAATCAACTCATATGAAGAATTTATTTTGCAAAAggcatatgaaaaagttatttttgCATGGTGTCAGGGCTTAGAGTAAACCTCTCCAAATGTAGTCTTTTCGGTGTAGGGGTTGAGGACGAAGAAAAGATCAGAATGGCCACTATTTTGAGATGTCGGGTTGGCACATTTCCTTTTACTCATCTGCGTCTTCCTGTGGGAGCGAATATGACCTTGGCTCGAAACTGGGAGCCCGTAATCAGAAAGTTTAAGTCAAGGTTATCATCTTGGAAAGCTCGGAATTTATCATATGGTGGGCGTATCACTCTTATTAAATCAGTTCTTAACTCGCTACCGGTTTATTATTTTTCACTGTTTAAAGCACCCGTCAAAGTTCTACAAGAAATGGATAGAATTCGTCGGCGGTTTTTCTGGGGAGGTGATGAAGACAAAATCAAAGTGAATTGGATTGCTTGGGATAAAGTAATATCACCTATGGCTAATGGGGGTCTTGGTCTCGGGTCCCTTAAAGATTCTAATATGTCTATGCTTGCTAAATGGTGGTGGCGATTTAAAGTGGACACTAATGGGCTTTGGAGAAAGGTAATCTTTGCAATCCATAGTTCTTCGCGCTCCTGGAGTTTCATTCTAGTGAGGTTGACTAGGCCAGGGCCTtggaaatatgtttttaaggTTTCATCAGAACTTGctcattttaatattaatttttctaaGCTCATTAAAGGCGTGTTAGGAGGAGGTAGGAATATTTGGTTTTGGATGGACATCTGGTTAGGGAATGATCCTTTATGTACTTGCTTTCCACTTTTGTTTGCTTTAGAAGGTAATAAGCTTTGTAATGTGAATGAAAGGGTGCAACTTGGACCTAATGGCCTGctatttagttggttttggagAACACAGGTGTTAAATTATAATCAAGTACAGGAGCTAGATTCTTTGGTTTCATTATTACAGTCGGTGTCTTTAAATGACCAGTAGATGGCAGTGGACTTTAGGCCCAAGTGGTGTGTTCTCGGTTAAGTCAATCAAAAAGGCTATTCAGGCATCTCAACAGGTGGAGCAGGCTTCACAATTTTTTTGGAACAACTGGGTTCCTAAAAAGGTTTCTATTGTGGCATGGCGGGCTGAGTTGGAGAGACTACCAACGAGAGACGGTCTCCTGAA includes these proteins:
- the LOC122578069 gene encoding UDP-glycosyltransferase 83A1-like; this translates as MGKSHVLIIPYPAQGHVMPMIELARYLVQQGVKVTFVNTEVTQKAVTSNWQNTDGFDDLMMVSIPDGLEPWEDRTDLCKLTISILETMPGKLEELIEKINKEDSNKLNCVIADGGMGWAIKVSKKMGIISALFQPASAASLVPALCAQRLIEEGFISNNGIPLKNETIQLSETMPPIKPQNLPWACFKDSATIEAIFKVVSEVIEVSKMTEWYICNSTIELEPAAFSMFPQLMPIGPLLASNRLADQEGHFWQEDPTCLTWLDQQPECSVIYIAFGSFTILNQTQFEELTLGLELSNRPFLWVLRPGMTKETYPDGFMERVKSRGKIVSWAPQQKVLAHPSVACFMSHCGWNSTIEGVTNGLPFLCWPYFADQIQNETYICDIWKTGLGFNKDESAIITRDEIKSKVDKLLSDKMFRSNALDIKEKVTNSIKKGGCSNTNLTNFTEWIQKEATHDSTDQPDSM